A genomic segment from Oncorhynchus clarkii lewisi isolate Uvic-CL-2024 chromosome 12, UVic_Ocla_1.0, whole genome shotgun sequence encodes:
- the LOC139422997 gene encoding myelin protein zero-like protein 2 isoform X1: MYRTWQQFLAFMGLFAVPGVLRVVGMEIFTSKEVEALNGTEVRLKCTFKSKHPVSHSSVAVSWNFRPLNQGAEESVFYYQETAYPPTEGRFKGHAVWSGDILRQDASISLHEVPFTFNGTYTCQVRNLPDVHGINGEVTLRVVHKVSISDIGILAAAIGGTIAIVLVLLGLFMVFKYRNHHANTDMELQGRKLQETRELQERELQARVLQERELQANILQERELQARVLQERELQANILQEKKLKASEKERKDPTVW; encoded by the exons GTGTGCTGCGAGTCGTTGGGATGGAGATTTTCACATCCAAGGAGGTGGAGGCGTTGAACGGGACAGAAGTGAGATTGAAGTGCACCTTTAAGTCCAAACACCCAGTGTCCCACTCCTCTGTGGCTGTCTCCTGGAACTTCCGTCCCCTGAACCAGGGAGCTGAGGAGTCG gtgtttTACTACCAGGAGACGGCATACCCCCCTACAGAGGGGCGGTTTAAGGGCCATGCAGTGTGGTCAGGGGACATCCTGAGACAGGATGCCTCCATCAGTCTGCATGAAGTCCCCTTCACCTTCAACGGCACCTACACCTGCCAGGTCCGCAACCTGCCCGACGTCCACGGCATCAATGGAGAGGTCACCCTCAGGGTTGTCCACaaag TCTCCATCTCTGATATAGGCATCCTGGCTGCAGCCATCGGGGGAACCATCGCCATAGTCCTGGTGCTGCTGGGTCTCTTCATGGTGTTCAAGTACCGCAACCACCATGCCAACACAGACATGGAGCTGCAGGGGAGGAAACTGCAGGAAACCAGAGAGCTGCAGGAGAGAGAGCTACAGGCCAGGGTCCTTCAGGAGAGAGAGTTGCAGGCCAACATCCTACAGGAGAGAGAGCTACAGGCCAGGGTTCTACAGGAGAGAGAGTTGCAGGCCAACATCCTACAGGAGAAAAAGCTGAAGGCCAGTGAGAAGGAGCGTAAGGACCCTACAGTGTGGTga
- the LOC139422997 gene encoding myelin protein zero-like protein 2 isoform X2, which translates to MYRTWQQFLAFMGLFAVPGVLRVVGMEIFTSKEVEALNGTEVRLKCTFKSKHPVSHSSVAVSWNFRPLNQGAEESVFYYQETAYPPTEGRFKGHAVWSGDILRQDASISLHEVPFTFNGTYTCQVRNLPDVHGINGEVTLRVVHKVSISDIGILAAAIGGTIAIVLVLLGLFMVFKYRNHHANTDMELQGRKLQETRELQERELQARVLQERELQANILQEKKLKASEKERKDPTVW; encoded by the exons GTGTGCTGCGAGTCGTTGGGATGGAGATTTTCACATCCAAGGAGGTGGAGGCGTTGAACGGGACAGAAGTGAGATTGAAGTGCACCTTTAAGTCCAAACACCCAGTGTCCCACTCCTCTGTGGCTGTCTCCTGGAACTTCCGTCCCCTGAACCAGGGAGCTGAGGAGTCG gtgtttTACTACCAGGAGACGGCATACCCCCCTACAGAGGGGCGGTTTAAGGGCCATGCAGTGTGGTCAGGGGACATCCTGAGACAGGATGCCTCCATCAGTCTGCATGAAGTCCCCTTCACCTTCAACGGCACCTACACCTGCCAGGTCCGCAACCTGCCCGACGTCCACGGCATCAATGGAGAGGTCACCCTCAGGGTTGTCCACaaag TCTCCATCTCTGATATAGGCATCCTGGCTGCAGCCATCGGGGGAACCATCGCCATAGTCCTGGTGCTGCTGGGTCTCTTCATGGTGTTCAAGTACCGCAACCACCATGCCAACACAGACATGGAGCTGCAGGGGAGGAAACTGCAGGAAACCAGAGAGCTGCAGGAGAGAGAGCTACAGGCCAGGGTCCTTCAGGAGAGAGAGTTGCAG GCCAACATCCTACAGGAGAAAAAGCTGAAGGCCAGTGAGAAGGAGCGTAAGGACCCTACAGTGTGGTga